Proteins from a genomic interval of Rhodococcoides fascians A25f:
- the nuoD gene encoding NADH dehydrogenase (quinone) subunit D codes for MSATDETIYAVSGQDWDDVVELARGSGTERIVVNMGPQHPSTHGVLRLILEIEGETVTEARCGIGYLHTGIEKNLEYRNWTQGVTFVTRMDYLSPFFNETAYCLGVEKLLDITDDIPERATVIRVMLMELNRISSHLVALATGGMELGAVTAMLFGFRERELILDVFEAITGLRMNHAYIRPGGLSQDLPDDAIEKVRELLRVLPGRLRDLELMLNDNPIWKARTENVGYLDLTGCMALGVTGPVLRSTGLPYDLRRADPYCGYDSYEFDVVTDTGSDCYGRYLIRVEEMKESLKIVEQTLDRLRPGPVVIDDKKIAWPADLVSGPDGLGNSQDHVRTIMNTSMESLIHHFKLVTEGMRVPAGQVLSSVESPRGELGVHIVSDGGTRPYRVHFRDPSFTNLQAVAAMCEGGMISDVIAAVASIDPVMGGVDR; via the coding sequence ATGAGCGCAACAGACGAAACCATCTACGCGGTATCGGGCCAGGACTGGGACGACGTCGTCGAACTGGCGCGCGGGTCCGGCACCGAACGGATCGTGGTGAACATGGGTCCGCAACACCCGTCCACCCACGGGGTACTGCGGTTGATTCTCGAGATCGAGGGCGAGACCGTCACCGAGGCTCGATGCGGGATCGGCTACCTGCACACCGGAATCGAGAAGAACCTCGAGTATCGCAATTGGACCCAGGGCGTCACGTTCGTCACCCGTATGGATTACCTGTCGCCGTTCTTCAACGAGACGGCGTACTGCCTCGGCGTGGAAAAGCTGCTCGACATCACCGATGACATTCCCGAGCGCGCGACGGTGATCCGGGTGATGCTGATGGAGCTGAATCGAATTTCGTCCCACTTGGTTGCATTGGCAACGGGCGGAATGGAATTGGGTGCGGTAACAGCGATGCTGTTCGGCTTCCGCGAGCGAGAACTGATCCTCGACGTCTTCGAGGCCATCACCGGGCTCCGGATGAATCACGCCTACATCCGTCCGGGAGGGCTGTCTCAGGATCTCCCGGACGATGCGATCGAGAAGGTGCGCGAGCTTCTCCGGGTGCTGCCCGGACGCCTTCGAGATCTCGAACTCATGCTCAACGACAACCCGATCTGGAAGGCCAGAACCGAGAACGTCGGCTACCTGGACCTCACCGGATGCATGGCCCTCGGCGTCACCGGCCCGGTGCTTCGATCGACCGGACTGCCCTACGATCTGCGCCGCGCCGATCCCTACTGCGGATACGACAGCTACGAGTTCGACGTGGTGACCGACACCGGAAGCGACTGTTACGGGCGCTATCTGATCCGGGTCGAGGAGATGAAGGAGTCACTCAAGATCGTCGAACAGACCCTCGATCGCCTCCGTCCGGGTCCCGTCGTCATCGACGACAAGAAGATCGCCTGGCCTGCCGATCTGGTGTCGGGACCCGATGGCCTCGGCAACTCGCAGGATCACGTGCGCACCATCATGAACACCTCGATGGAATCACTGATCCACCACTTCAAACTGGTGACCGAGGGGATGCGAGTCCCGGCCGGGCAGGTGCTGTCGTCGGTGGAGTCACCTCGCGGTGAGCTGGGCGTCCACATCGTCAGCGACGGCGGGACACGGCCGTACCGAGTGCATTTCAGAGACCCTTCCTTCACCAATCTGCAGGCAGTGGCCGCGATGTGCGAGGGCGGCATGATCTCCGACGTCATAGCCGCGGTCGCCAGTATCGACCCGGTGATGGGTGGGGTGGACCGATGA
- a CDS encoding NADH-quinone oxidoreductase subunit C translates to MTAHGPRGMFGVQGTGDTSGYGRLQPPVAAIDTAVRPYGGYFDAVVDRLAAVLEAGAVSYEDAVERVVIHRGELTLHLTRQLVPVVARTLRDDEELRFELCTGASGVHYPDQVGRELHVVYHLVSITHGRRLRLEVAVPDADPHTPSLCGVYPTNDWHEREVYDFFGIVFDGHPALTRIEMPDDWVGHPQRKDYPLGGIPIEYKGARVAPPNERRSYN, encoded by the coding sequence ATGACCGCGCACGGACCCCGCGGGATGTTCGGTGTCCAGGGCACCGGTGACACATCCGGTTACGGCCGACTACAGCCTCCGGTGGCAGCGATCGACACCGCCGTGCGTCCCTACGGCGGCTACTTCGATGCAGTGGTCGACCGGCTGGCCGCAGTTCTCGAAGCCGGTGCTGTGTCGTACGAGGACGCCGTCGAACGCGTGGTGATCCATCGGGGCGAGTTGACGTTGCATCTCACGCGGCAGCTTGTTCCCGTGGTGGCCCGGACGCTGCGTGACGACGAGGAGCTGCGATTCGAGTTGTGTACGGGCGCATCGGGTGTGCATTACCCGGATCAGGTCGGCCGCGAATTGCATGTGGTCTATCACCTCGTCTCCATCACACACGGACGTCGCCTGCGACTCGAAGTCGCCGTGCCCGATGCAGATCCGCACACGCCCTCGCTCTGCGGGGTGTATCCCACCAACGACTGGCACGAACGCGAGGTCTACGACTTCTTCGGCATCGTGTTCGACGGTCACCCTGCACTGACGCGTATCGAGATGCCCGACGACTGGGTCGGTCACCCGCAACGCAAGGACTATCCGCTGGGCGGAATTCCCATCGAGTACAAGGGCGCTCGGGTCGCGCCCCCGAACGAGCGCAGGTCGTACAACTGA
- a CDS encoding NuoB/complex I 20 kDa subunit family protein, with product MGLEEKLPSGFLLTTVEGLAGYARKGSLWPATFGLACCAIEMMATTSGRFDLARFGMEAFRASPRQADLMIVAGRVSQKMGPVLRQVYDQMAEPKWVLAMGVCASSGGMFNNYAVVQGVDHIVPVDIYLPGCPPRPEMLLNAILELHKKIQEMPLGVNREQVRAAAEAAALSSTPTIDLKGLLR from the coding sequence ATGGGACTCGAAGAGAAGCTACCCAGTGGATTTCTGCTGACCACCGTCGAAGGGTTGGCCGGATACGCCCGTAAGGGTTCGCTGTGGCCGGCCACATTCGGTCTCGCGTGCTGCGCGATCGAAATGATGGCCACTACGTCCGGTCGGTTCGACCTCGCCCGATTCGGTATGGAAGCGTTTCGCGCGTCTCCGCGCCAAGCGGATCTGATGATCGTGGCGGGGCGCGTCAGCCAGAAGATGGGTCCGGTGCTGCGGCAGGTGTACGACCAGATGGCCGAACCCAAATGGGTGCTGGCCATGGGGGTCTGCGCGTCCTCGGGCGGAATGTTCAACAATTACGCGGTGGTCCAAGGCGTCGACCACATCGTTCCCGTCGACATCTATCTGCCGGGTTGCCCGCCGCGGCCGGAGATGTTGCTCAACGCAATCCTGGAGCTGCACAAGAAGATTCAGGAAATGCCGCTCGGCGTGAATCGCGAGCAGGTGCGCGCGGCAGCCGAAGCCGCGGCGCTGTCGTCCACCCCGACGATCGATCTCAAAGGACTGCTGCGATGA
- a CDS encoding NADH-quinone oxidoreductase subunit A — MNAYVPILVLGVIAIAFAVFSVMVGTMVGPARYNRAKFDAYECGIEPTMHAPTGQRFPVKFYLTAMLFIIFDIEIVFLYPWAVHLDVLGAFGLVAMALFVVNVSVAYVYEWRRGGLGWD; from the coding sequence ATGAACGCCTACGTTCCGATTCTCGTTCTCGGTGTCATTGCGATCGCTTTCGCGGTGTTCTCGGTGATGGTCGGCACCATGGTGGGGCCCGCGCGATACAACCGCGCCAAATTCGACGCCTACGAATGCGGTATCGAGCCGACGATGCATGCGCCTACGGGCCAACGATTTCCGGTGAAGTTCTACCTGACCGCGATGCTGTTCATCATCTTCGACATCGAGATCGTCTTCCTCTATCCGTGGGCGGTCCACCTCGACGTGTTGGGAGCATTCGGGCTCGTCGCCATGGCGCTGTTCGTCGTCAACGTGTCGGTCGCCTACGTCTACGAGTGGCGGCGAGGCGGACTCGGTTGGGACTGA
- a CDS encoding aquaporin: MKSISISALAAEGLGTALLVIFGVGTAVIAGDTVGTPGIALAFGLTLLALVYAIGPISGCHINPAVTIGALIARAITPIKAVFYIAAQAVGAVIGALIVLVVASGRPGYDMSSDGLGTNGFGTSSPGEYGLASVAVFETIATGLLVLVVLATTAPTVHPVVAAGIPIGLTLTVVHLLGIGIDSTSVNPARSFGPALVAGGPALSQLWVFVVFPVLGAVIAGSIHRFVLTVPASEKTV, encoded by the coding sequence ATGAAGTCGATTTCCATCTCAGCGCTCGCCGCGGAGGGACTCGGCACTGCCCTGCTGGTCATTTTCGGTGTCGGCACTGCCGTCATCGCCGGAGACACCGTCGGGACCCCTGGCATCGCACTGGCGTTCGGGCTCACCTTGCTCGCCCTCGTCTACGCGATCGGCCCGATCTCCGGCTGCCACATCAACCCGGCCGTGACGATCGGAGCCCTGATAGCTCGCGCCATCACCCCGATCAAGGCTGTGTTCTACATCGCCGCCCAGGCGGTCGGTGCAGTGATCGGCGCGCTGATCGTGCTGGTGGTCGCGTCCGGCCGTCCCGGATACGACATGTCGTCGGACGGTCTGGGCACCAATGGATTCGGCACCTCCTCGCCCGGAGAATACGGGCTGGCGTCGGTAGCGGTGTTCGAGACGATCGCGACCGGCCTACTCGTCCTCGTCGTACTGGCCACCACGGCCCCCACCGTTCACCCCGTCGTGGCGGCCGGCATCCCGATCGGCCTGACCCTGACCGTGGTCCACCTGCTTGGCATCGGAATCGATTCGACCTCGGTCAACCCTGCTCGGTCCTTCGGCCCAGCCCTCGTCGCCGGCGGTCCTGCCCTGTCACAACTGTGGGTGTTCGTGGTGTTTCCCGTGCTCGGAGCGGTCATAGCCGGCTCGATCCACCGGTTCGTGCTGACGGTGCCCGCATCGGAAAAGACGGTCTGA
- a CDS encoding chemotaxis protein CheY, translating to MSDATDRPARVRVLVYSSNAETRAQVKSAVGTRPDPALGEIDYVDVATAAVVIEHLDAGGVDLAVLDGESSPVGGLGLAKQLKDEIDPCPPVLVLIGRPDDRWLADWSRAEAAVPHPLDPIRLGRAVVDLLRQRSVRVDASVSRSR from the coding sequence GTGTCCGACGCCACTGATCGACCAGCTCGTGTGCGGGTGCTCGTCTACAGCAGCAACGCCGAGACTCGCGCTCAGGTGAAGTCTGCAGTGGGAACTCGACCGGATCCGGCGCTTGGCGAGATCGACTACGTGGACGTCGCTACGGCGGCCGTCGTCATCGAGCACTTGGATGCGGGCGGAGTCGACTTGGCCGTCCTCGACGGTGAGTCCTCGCCCGTCGGGGGCCTCGGCCTGGCGAAGCAGCTCAAGGACGAGATCGACCCGTGCCCGCCGGTGCTGGTTCTCATCGGACGCCCCGACGACAGGTGGTTGGCAGACTGGTCACGCGCCGAGGCCGCCGTTCCCCACCCCTTGGATCCGATCCGGCTGGGACGGGCAGTGGTCGATCTGCTGAGGCAGCGCTCGGTACGCGTCGATGCTTCGGTCTCTCGATCGCGGTAG
- a CDS encoding AMIN-like domain-containing (lipo)protein — translation MHEGHRSEPAASLAACSLLVALLAGCSGGDVTPRVDEVSASTNYTTITGSLVVGDPFAVPGPTAAPTAVIPYVDELPPSLEGARYPGMSPVGVTDVVFVGASAVEYRLEGNGPVSYTVRYVDEAVRYGTSEPVAVPGKSIVQVDLSGTSTESDDSVAAYAGPERIRNDAGSAVVSVDFLADPGGISQSFIGVGTDRPEFTVTTTENPAAVVVTIAS, via the coding sequence ATGCACGAAGGTCACCGCAGCGAGCCGGCCGCGTCCTTGGCGGCCTGCTCACTGCTGGTCGCCCTACTTGCGGGCTGCTCCGGCGGTGACGTGACACCTCGAGTGGACGAGGTCTCGGCAAGCACGAACTACACCACGATCACGGGTTCTCTTGTGGTCGGAGATCCGTTCGCTGTTCCGGGTCCCACCGCAGCGCCAACGGCCGTGATTCCCTACGTCGACGAGCTTCCTCCGAGTCTCGAAGGTGCCCGTTACCCGGGAATGTCGCCGGTCGGTGTCACCGATGTCGTGTTCGTTGGGGCTTCGGCCGTCGAATATCGGCTGGAAGGCAACGGTCCGGTGTCGTACACCGTGAGGTACGTCGACGAGGCGGTGCGGTACGGCACGAGTGAACCCGTCGCGGTGCCCGGGAAATCGATAGTGCAGGTCGACCTGTCGGGCACGTCGACGGAATCCGATGACAGCGTGGCGGCTTATGCCGGGCCGGAACGAATTCGCAACGATGCAGGTTCCGCCGTGGTCTCGGTCGACTTTCTGGCCGATCCCGGCGGAATCTCGCAGTCGTTCATCGGTGTGGGTACCGATCGACCCGAGTTCACGGTGACCACCACGGAAAATCCCGCCGCGGTGGTCGTCACCATCGCATCCTGA
- a CDS encoding FHA domain-containing protein, translating into MDSRGIPSVTVRIGSVHRTFDGAVPVTIGRDDGHLLPVHDPLVSRHHAELVWRGRWSIRDTGSANGTFVDGSPISDALAVFAPVDVRLGDPRSGPLLTIVPNTEPLDSTAYVLARPNVPITVPMTGVTLGRTDDNDVVVSDVLVSRRHARVSAGQDGLCLEDLGSMNGTYVGGHRVTSTQLLDGQVFTIGNVDFLVVDRAIVPRTAETTGDGLVVHGVGLVVGSNTTLLTEVDLDAAHGTLTALIGPSGAGKSTLSTVVSGVIAPTTGSVMFDGHDVHAEYPALRGRIGMVPQDDVLHRQLTVTQALTYAAELRLPPDTTASDRAAVVAGVLAELSLTEHANTRIDALSGGQRKRASVALELLTGPSLLILDEPTSGLDPALDRQVMAMLRQLADAGRVVIVVTHSVTYLDMCDQVLLLAPGGKTAYRGPAGEVGEALGTADWADAFAAVAADPDSVFDAYRARRPRRPQPPPAPRTGSVDADRTGSPTTFRRQLDTVARRQLRLIAADRGYFLFLTVLPVLLGVLALVVPGSSGFGAAGQDAPTEPVQIMVLLIVGACFMGLSLSARDLVGERTIFRRERAAGLDPGAYLVAKTAVFGAVAVIQALVLVSLVLLGKGRPESASLLPGSFVHSGAIELTLVIAATTACSAILGLALSAMAKSAEQVMPMMVVTVMAQLVLCGGLIPVTGRIVLDQLSWLLPARWGFAAGASTVDVRSHVPSAQQDVLWQHEPAQWILSMLMLTILGGLMFSLVRHRLHRT; encoded by the coding sequence ATGGACAGTCGGGGGATTCCGTCGGTGACGGTGCGCATCGGGTCGGTGCACCGAACGTTCGACGGTGCAGTTCCGGTGACTATCGGCCGAGACGACGGTCATCTGCTGCCGGTGCACGACCCGCTCGTCTCGAGACATCATGCCGAGCTGGTGTGGCGCGGTCGGTGGTCGATCCGAGACACCGGGAGTGCCAACGGAACCTTCGTCGACGGTTCGCCGATCTCCGATGCCCTCGCGGTGTTCGCCCCCGTCGACGTACGCCTCGGTGACCCGCGATCGGGCCCTCTGCTGACCATCGTCCCGAATACCGAACCGCTGGATTCGACGGCGTACGTTCTCGCTCGACCCAACGTGCCGATCACGGTTCCGATGACCGGCGTGACCCTCGGCCGCACCGACGACAACGACGTCGTGGTGTCCGACGTTCTCGTCTCGCGCAGGCACGCCAGGGTGTCGGCGGGGCAGGACGGATTGTGTCTCGAGGATCTCGGCAGCATGAACGGCACGTACGTCGGCGGGCACCGCGTCACCTCGACGCAGCTGCTCGACGGGCAGGTGTTCACGATCGGGAACGTGGATTTTCTCGTCGTCGACCGAGCCATCGTGCCCAGGACGGCCGAAACGACAGGTGACGGTCTCGTTGTGCACGGAGTCGGACTGGTCGTGGGGAGCAACACGACGCTCCTGACCGAGGTCGACCTCGACGCTGCACACGGAACGCTGACCGCGTTGATCGGACCGTCCGGCGCAGGCAAGTCGACGCTGTCCACGGTCGTTTCCGGTGTGATCGCGCCGACCACCGGCTCGGTGATGTTCGACGGTCACGACGTACATGCGGAGTACCCGGCCCTTCGCGGACGCATCGGCATGGTTCCACAGGACGATGTGCTGCACCGACAACTGACCGTGACGCAGGCGCTCACCTACGCGGCCGAGCTTCGCCTCCCACCCGACACCACGGCATCGGACCGGGCCGCTGTCGTCGCGGGTGTCCTCGCCGAGCTGTCTCTGACCGAGCATGCGAACACCCGAATCGACGCCCTGTCCGGTGGGCAGAGGAAACGCGCATCGGTTGCGCTCGAATTGCTCACCGGCCCATCACTGCTCATCCTCGACGAACCGACCTCCGGTCTCGATCCAGCTCTCGATCGTCAGGTCATGGCGATGCTGCGACAGTTGGCCGACGCCGGGCGCGTCGTGATCGTCGTGACTCACTCGGTGACGTACCTCGACATGTGCGACCAGGTGTTGCTTCTCGCGCCAGGTGGGAAGACGGCCTATCGCGGTCCGGCTGGGGAGGTGGGAGAGGCTCTGGGTACTGCGGACTGGGCCGACGCGTTCGCTGCGGTCGCCGCAGATCCGGATTCGGTGTTCGACGCATACAGAGCGCGGCGACCGCGCCGTCCGCAGCCGCCGCCCGCACCGAGAACCGGATCGGTGGACGCGGACCGGACTGGTTCCCCGACGACCTTCCGTCGACAACTCGATACCGTCGCCCGTCGACAGTTGCGTCTCATCGCCGCGGATCGCGGTTACTTTCTCTTCTTGACCGTGCTGCCGGTGCTGCTCGGTGTGCTGGCGCTGGTCGTTCCGGGCAGCAGCGGGTTCGGAGCAGCGGGTCAGGACGCGCCGACCGAACCCGTGCAGATCATGGTGCTGCTGATCGTGGGTGCCTGCTTCATGGGACTGTCGCTGTCGGCGCGTGATCTGGTGGGCGAGCGCACCATATTTCGGCGCGAGCGTGCGGCAGGCCTCGACCCCGGCGCCTACCTGGTGGCGAAGACGGCGGTGTTCGGCGCGGTGGCGGTGATACAGGCGCTGGTCCTGGTGTCACTGGTACTGCTGGGTAAGGGGCGTCCCGAATCCGCGTCGCTACTGCCCGGTTCTTTCGTGCACAGTGGCGCAATCGAATTGACGCTCGTGATCGCAGCCACCACTGCGTGTTCGGCGATACTCGGACTGGCGTTGTCGGCGATGGCGAAATCCGCAGAGCAGGTCATGCCGATGATGGTGGTCACGGTGATGGCGCAACTCGTACTGTGCGGTGGCTTGATTCCGGTGACCGGACGCATCGTGCTCGATCAACTGTCGTGGCTGCTGCCCGCGCGGTGGGGGTTCGCGGCGGGGGCATCGACGGTCGACGTCCGGTCACACGTCCCCTCCGCGCAACAGGACGTGCTGTGGCAACACGAGCCGGCACAGTGGATTCTGAGCATGCTGATGCTGACGATCCTCGGCGGTCTGATGTTCTCCCTGGTGCGGCATCGGCTCCACAGAACCTGA
- a CDS encoding 2-phosphosulfolactate phosphatase, whose product MPVDPGLSQRAHGVRFEWGLSGADAIVDGADIAVIVDVLSFTTTLTVAMDAGIDVIPCRWRDDRASQLAEEFDAVLAVGRSAGSPGRISLCPASIRNTPPPARLVLPSPNGSTIAYELASRAGLCIGASLRNAAAVATWIRAENPTAVIAVIASGERWPDASLRPAVEDLWGAGAVIAELLDSGAADASAEAVAAAAAWRAVKQSVGSELLRCASGQELNAMGHPEDVVIAAETGSTGCVPILRDGMFVDASRRRTIAGSTEG is encoded by the coding sequence ATGCCTGTCGATCCCGGACTGTCCCAGCGCGCGCACGGAGTCAGATTCGAGTGGGGTCTCTCGGGGGCCGATGCCATCGTCGACGGGGCGGACATCGCCGTGATCGTCGACGTCCTGTCGTTCACGACGACGCTGACGGTGGCGATGGATGCGGGTATCGACGTGATTCCGTGCCGATGGCGCGACGACCGAGCTTCGCAGCTGGCCGAGGAGTTCGACGCGGTCCTCGCCGTCGGCCGTTCGGCAGGCTCACCGGGCCGGATCAGCCTGTGCCCGGCCAGTATCCGAAACACTCCACCACCCGCCCGTCTGGTGTTGCCGTCACCCAACGGCTCCACCATCGCCTACGAACTCGCGAGCCGGGCCGGGCTGTGCATAGGCGCATCGTTGAGAAATGCCGCGGCGGTCGCGACGTGGATACGTGCCGAGAACCCGACCGCCGTGATTGCCGTCATAGCGTCCGGTGAACGGTGGCCCGACGCATCACTGCGTCCCGCAGTCGAGGACCTGTGGGGTGCGGGTGCGGTCATCGCCGAACTTCTCGATTCCGGAGCAGCCGACGCGTCTGCGGAGGCGGTGGCGGCAGCAGCGGCGTGGCGGGCCGTGAAGCAGAGCGTGGGCTCCGAGCTGCTGCGATGCGCGTCCGGACAGGAACTGAACGCGATGGGGCATCCCGAAGACGTGGTGATCGCCGCCGAGACCGGCTCGACTGGCTGCGTTCCGATTCTGCGCGACGGAATGTTCGTCGACGCAAGTCGTCGACGGACGATCGCGGGATCGACAGAGGGCTGA
- a CDS encoding polyprenol monophosphomannose synthase, whose amino-acid sequence MSTERVAPKTTVVVPTYNERENLPKLVELLAGLKVEGLGVLVVDDNSPDGTGDIADKLAIDGPLDISVLHRTEKNGLGRAYVAGMTRALDEGADIVIQMDADLSHPTEVIPAMIDKLNTTDAAVVLGSRYVPGGAVAADWPWHRKALSAWANFYVNTILRLGVKDATAGFKAWHARTLRTIDVASVESNGYAFQVEMNYRTVKHGLTLAEVPITFEERSEGESKMSLSVQLESALVPWKLLLGKKKL is encoded by the coding sequence GTGAGTACGGAACGAGTCGCCCCGAAGACCACCGTCGTTGTACCGACGTACAACGAGCGCGAGAACCTCCCCAAGCTCGTCGAGTTGCTCGCCGGGTTGAAGGTGGAAGGGCTCGGCGTGCTGGTCGTCGACGACAATTCACCCGACGGTACCGGCGACATCGCCGACAAACTGGCCATCGACGGCCCTCTCGACATCAGTGTTCTCCACCGCACCGAGAAGAACGGTCTCGGCCGCGCATACGTCGCGGGCATGACGCGGGCTCTCGACGAAGGCGCGGACATCGTGATCCAGATGGATGCCGATCTCTCGCACCCCACCGAGGTGATCCCGGCGATGATCGACAAGCTGAACACCACCGATGCGGCCGTGGTTCTCGGATCGCGATACGTTCCCGGCGGTGCCGTTGCCGCAGATTGGCCCTGGCACCGCAAAGCGCTCTCGGCATGGGCGAACTTCTACGTCAACACGATCCTGCGACTCGGCGTCAAGGACGCGACGGCAGGATTCAAAGCATGGCACGCGCGCACCCTGCGCACCATCGATGTGGCGTCGGTCGAGAGCAACGGGTACGCGTTCCAGGTCGAGATGAACTACCGGACCGTCAAGCACGGCCTCACTCTCGCCGAGGTGCCGATCACGTTCGAGGAGCGTAGCGAGGGCGAATCCAAGATGAGCCTGTCGGTCCAGCTCGAATCCGCCTTGGTGCCCTGGAAGTTGTTGCTGGGCAAGAAGAAGCTGTAA
- a CDS encoding SDR family oxidoreductase — protein MTSDAQARGRTVLVTGVGRREGIGFAITRRLLKGESTRVFAHSCDGYDVTEPWGAGTPGAQEVLAELSTATDRLGHLDIDFVDPAAPATLFDAAESTLGSIDSLVVNHARSQLGDLGSMTAESLDRTWAVNVRASLLLVQEFARRYVDHPDGGRVVLFTSGQDQGPMPTEIPYAVSKGAIASITPTLADAVIERGITVNTINPGPTDTGWASADLNEFVERHMPRGRWNSPEEAAAVVAMLLSPDSGSITGQVIGAEGGFRRFTP, from the coding sequence ATGACCTCGGACGCGCAGGCACGTGGCAGAACAGTCCTCGTCACCGGCGTCGGTCGGCGGGAGGGAATCGGTTTCGCCATCACCCGCCGGCTGTTGAAAGGCGAGAGCACCCGCGTCTTTGCGCACTCGTGCGACGGCTACGACGTCACCGAACCCTGGGGAGCCGGTACACCGGGAGCGCAGGAGGTGTTGGCCGAGTTGTCCACTGCCACCGACAGGCTCGGCCACCTCGACATCGATTTCGTCGATCCGGCGGCACCGGCAACCCTGTTCGACGCGGCTGAATCCACGCTCGGCAGCATCGATTCTCTGGTGGTCAACCACGCGCGGTCGCAGCTGGGTGATCTGGGTTCGATGACGGCGGAGTCGCTCGACCGGACGTGGGCGGTGAATGTGCGAGCGTCTCTGCTTCTGGTGCAGGAATTCGCGCGGCGCTACGTCGATCATCCCGACGGTGGTCGCGTCGTACTGTTCACCTCTGGCCAGGACCAGGGGCCCATGCCGACAGAGATTCCCTACGCGGTGAGCAAGGGTGCCATCGCGTCGATCACCCCGACCCTGGCCGATGCGGTGATCGAGCGAGGCATCACGGTCAACACGATCAATCCGGGTCCCACCGATACCGGCTGGGCCAGCGCAGATCTGAACGAATTCGTAGAGCGTCACATGCCGCGCGGTCGGTGGAACTCACCGGAAGAGGCCGCGGCCGTCGTGGCGATGTTGCTCTCGCCCGATTCGGGTTCGATCACCGGTCAGGTCATCGGGGCCGAAGGCGGATTCCGACGCTTCACGCCGTGA
- a CDS encoding TetR/AcrR family transcriptional regulator: MPDNLRTRLIDAGVRLLDSEGLEGLTIRAVTREAGVSHGAPRRYFPTLSALAAAVARVGLVDLGAALSSAAQQSDSPRDALDSMAHAYVQFAAQRPAMFALIFRHDMLVGSGENLRQQSRPLFEALTSTLGAVAPENPQFTAMRLWTSVHGIAALHSTRAFEPITDSSAVPDLIRCAVRDVIADAIGPGT, from the coding sequence GTGCCAGACAACCTCCGGACGCGGCTGATCGACGCGGGTGTACGCCTACTCGACAGCGAAGGGTTGGAAGGGTTGACCATCAGAGCGGTCACTCGCGAGGCCGGTGTCTCGCACGGCGCTCCCAGACGGTACTTTCCGACGCTGAGCGCACTCGCCGCGGCCGTGGCCCGAGTCGGCCTCGTCGACCTCGGGGCCGCGCTGAGTTCTGCTGCACAACAGTCGGATTCACCCCGAGATGCACTGGATTCGATGGCGCACGCGTACGTGCAATTCGCAGCGCAGCGCCCGGCGATGTTCGCTCTCATCTTTCGACACGACATGCTCGTGGGCTCGGGCGAGAATCTGCGGCAACAATCGCGCCCCCTCTTCGAAGCACTCACCTCGACACTCGGTGCCGTCGCGCCGGAGAATCCACAGTTCACAGCGATGAGACTGTGGACCTCCGTGCACGGAATAGCCGCGCTGCACTCCACCCGAGCATTCGAGCCGATCACCGACAGCTCGGCAGTACCGGACCTGATCCGCTGTGCAGTGCGCGACGTGATCGCAGACGCTATCGGACCAGGGACCTGA